Proteins encoded by one window of Culicoides brevitarsis isolate CSIRO-B50_1 chromosome 2, AGI_CSIRO_Cbre_v1, whole genome shotgun sequence:
- the LOC134830618 gene encoding protein adenylyltransferase Fic → MYKSSSSKPKFANLGFFFVFVSGALFSIFLFSLYNFVISLRKFQINHYHAAENNFLQLRDDASLFPMLFKDDEESFSGVVNRKLQQTEKDLLDVSKNELEALSSLKVALDMKSDGKEEKASRLFLHAIALAPKHPEILTKYGEFLEHTKKDVISADEMYFKALIVDPRHQRALENRKRTSQIVELMDLKRLSRLDEKRNALLGVHETNPALRRAKKEAYIQHIYHSVGIEGNTMTLAQTRSVLETKMAVDGKSIDEHNEIIGLDSAMKYINASLVNKLDLITLNDILEIHKRVLGHVDPIEGGVFRETQVYVGGHIPPTPQNLRVLMDRFENWLNSEYALSLHPVRHAALAHYKLVHIHPFTDGNGRTSRLLMNLILMKNGYPPIIIQKQQRHKYYSFLQAANEGDVRPFMRFIADCTEKTLDLYLWATSDLSHPLPLLAQEDQDRSNLIEEFSQIDENKNESSDTIRI, encoded by the exons atgtacaaatcgTCCTCGTCAAAGCCCAAATTCGCAAATTTAGGTTTCTTTTTCGTGTTCGTGTCGGGTGCtttgttttcaatatttttattttccttgtaTAATTTCGTTATTAGtcttagaaaatttcaaataaatcattatCACGCAGCGGAGAATAATTTTCTACAATTACGAGATGATGCTTCTTTATTTCCGATGCTGTTCAAAGACGATGAAGAGTCTTTTAGTGGTGTGGTGAATCGAAAGTTGCAGCAAACAGAAAAAGATTTGTTAGATG taTCAAAGAATGAATTGGAAGCTCTGAGTTCCCTAAAAGTTGCTCTAGACATGAAAAGTGatggaaaagaagaaaaagcaaGTCGTCTGTTTCTTCATGCTATTGCCCTGGCTCCCAAACATCCAGAAATTCTTACAAAGTACGGCGAATTCCTGGAACACACCAAAAAAGATGTAATTTCGGCTGATGAGATGTACTTTAAAGCTCTGATTGTTGATCCGAGACACCAAAGAGCTTTGGAAAACAGAAAAAGAACATCACAAATTGTCGAATTGATGGACTTGAAACGTCTATCGAGGTTAGATGAGAAACGGAATGCTCTTTTAGGGGTTCACGAAACCAATCCAGCTTTGAGAAGGGCGAAAAAAGAAGCGTATATTCAGCACATCTATCATTCTGTTGGAATCGAAGGCAATACAATGACTTTAGCTCAGACGCGTTCTGTACTCGAGACGAAAATGGCAGTCGATGGCAAAAGTATCGACGAACACAATGAAATCATTGGTCTCGATTCGGCCATGAAGTATATTAATGCGTCACTGGTCAATAA GCTGGATCTTATAACATTAAATGATATCTTAGAAATACATAAACGAGTACTTGGACATGTTGATCCCATCGAAGGCGGAGTATTTCGTGAAACTCAGGTGTATGTTGGCGGTCATATACCACCTACTCCCCAAAATCTACGTGTTTTGATGGATCGCTTTGAGAATTGGCTCAACTCTGAGTATGCCCTATCCTTGCATCCAGTGCGTCATGCTGCTCTTGCACATTACAAGTTAGTTCACATTCATCCATTTACGGACGGCAATGGAAGGACATCTCGGCTCTTGATGAATTTAATTCTCATGAAAAATGGATATCCAcccattattattcaaaaacaacaaagacATAAATATTATTCCTTTTTGCAAGCAGCAAACGAGGGCGATGTTCGACCCTTCATGCGATTTATTGCCGATTGTACAGAGAAAACACTAGATTTATATTTGTGGGCTACAAGTGATTTATCACACCCATTACCACTGCTTGCTCAAGAGGATCAAGATagatcaaatttaattgaagagTTCAgtcaaattgatgaaaataaaaatgaatcatCAGATACAATTAGAATTTG A